A genomic region of Barnesiella viscericola DSM 18177 contains the following coding sequences:
- the rpmB gene encoding 50S ribosomal protein L28 gives MSKICQITGKKAMVGNNVSHSKRRTKRKFNVNLFTKKFYWVEQDCWITLTLSAAGLRTINKMGLDAAIKQAAGNGYLTEVKMLY, from the coding sequence ATGTCAAAGATTTGTCAAATTACAGGGAAAAAAGCAATGGTTGGCAACAACGTTTCGCACTCGAAAAGAAGAACGAAAAGAAAATTCAATGTCAACCTCTTTACGAAGAAATTTTATTGGGTAGAGCAGGATTGCTGGATTACGCTCACACTGTCGGCTGCCGGTCTTCGTACAATCAATAAAATGGGATTAGATGCAGCTATCAAGCAAGCTGCCGGAAATGGTTATTTAACGGAAGTAAAAATGTTGTATTAA
- a CDS encoding DUF4295 domain-containing protein: MAKKTVASLQKGEGRTYSKVIKMVKSPKTGAYTFQEEMVPNDSVKDVLNK; encoded by the coding sequence ATGGCAAAGAAAACAGTTGCATCGTTGCAAAAAGGCGAAGGCCGTACTTATTCCAAAGTGATTAAAATGGTGAAATCGCCGAAAACGGGTGCCTACACCTTCCAAGAGGAAATGGTACCTAACGACTCGGTGAAAGACGTACTGAATAAGTAA
- the ftsY gene encoding signal recognition particle-docking protein FtsY, which yields MGLFDFFSKEKKETLDKGLSKTKEGVFSKLARIVAGKSQVDDAILDDLEEVLITSDVGVETTLRIIERIEKRVARDKYINTNELNRILREEITALLTENGVEESGEFTVPADKKPYVIMVVGVNGVGKTTTIGKLAYQYKKRGYSVYLGAADTFRAAAVEQLMIWGERVGVPVVKQKMGADPASVAFDTLSSAKVNQADVVIIDTAGRLHNKLNLMNELTKIKKVMEKIVPGAPHEVLLVLDGSTGQNAFEQAKQFTAATEVNELAITKLDGTAKGGVVIGISDHFKIPVKYIGLGEGLEDLQVFRRKEFVDSLFGD from the coding sequence ATGGGATTATTCGATTTCTTTTCAAAAGAAAAAAAAGAGACCCTCGACAAAGGTCTCTCCAAAACCAAAGAGGGTGTGTTTTCCAAATTGGCCCGTATCGTTGCCGGTAAATCGCAGGTCGACGATGCTATTCTGGACGACTTGGAAGAGGTACTCATCACCTCGGACGTGGGCGTAGAGACTACGCTGCGCATCATCGAACGGATAGAGAAACGGGTGGCTCGCGACAAATACATCAATACCAACGAGTTGAACCGCATTCTGCGAGAGGAAATCACGGCGCTGTTGACCGAAAACGGCGTGGAGGAGTCGGGCGAGTTTACCGTCCCGGCCGACAAGAAACCCTATGTGATTATGGTCGTGGGGGTGAACGGCGTGGGCAAGACCACCACCATTGGCAAGTTGGCCTATCAGTACAAGAAGCGGGGTTACAGTGTCTACCTGGGTGCCGCCGACACGTTCAGAGCCGCAGCTGTCGAGCAGCTGATGATCTGGGGCGAACGGGTAGGGGTGCCTGTGGTGAAGCAGAAGATGGGTGCCGACCCGGCATCGGTAGCCTTCGATACCCTCAGTTCGGCCAAGGTCAACCAGGCCGACGTGGTGATTATCGACACCGCCGGCCGTCTGCACAACAAGTTGAACCTGATGAACGAGCTCACCAAAATCAAGAAGGTGATGGAGAAGATTGTACCCGGAGCTCCGCACGAGGTGCTGCTGGTACTCGACGGCTCTACGGGACAGAATGCCTTTGAGCAGGCCAAGCAGTTTACGGCTGCCACCGAGGTGAACGAGCTGGCCATCACCAAGCTCGACGGCACGGCCAAGGGAGGTGTGGTCATCGGCATATCGGACCACTTCAAGATTCCCGTCAAGTATATCGGCCTGGGCGAAGGCCTGGAAGATTTGCAGGTATTCCGCCGGAAAGAGTTTGTCGACTCCCTGTTTGGTGATTGA
- the rimO gene encoding 30S ribosomal protein S12 methylthiotransferase RimO, producing MIKNSVDIITLGCSKNLVDSERLMHRFAEAGYKVRHDPEKVSSEYVVVNTCGFIGDAKEESIEMILQMVEAKKARKIRHLYVMGCLSQRYREELETEIPEVDKFYGKFDWTNLITDLGTRDNDDAKDFGRILTTPPHYAYVKIAEGCNRFCSYCAIPLITGRFVSYPMEELLDEVRSLVARGVKEFQIIAQDLSSYGLDLYGELKLPELIDRMAQIPGVKWIRLHYAYPSQFPYDILPVMRRHANVCNYLDIALQHISDHILKDMRRHVTKQETYDLLKRIRAEVPGIHIRTTLMVGYPGETDEDFEELKQFVRDARFERMGAFAYSEEEGTYAANHFPDSVPEEVKQARLDELMALQEEIALENNRSKVGQEFDVMVDREEEDYYVGRTEYDSPEVDPEVLIAKSRTLPIGEFCRVKIVEAMPFELMAEPVTSDR from the coding sequence ATGATAAAGAATAGCGTCGATATTATTACGTTGGGCTGTTCCAAGAATCTGGTCGATTCGGAACGGCTGATGCATCGCTTTGCCGAAGCCGGTTATAAAGTGCGTCACGACCCCGAGAAGGTGTCGAGCGAATATGTGGTGGTCAATACCTGCGGTTTCATCGGCGACGCCAAAGAGGAGTCCATCGAGATGATTCTGCAAATGGTCGAGGCCAAGAAGGCCCGCAAGATACGCCACCTCTATGTAATGGGCTGTCTGTCGCAACGCTACCGCGAGGAGCTCGAAACCGAAATACCCGAGGTCGACAAGTTTTACGGGAAGTTCGACTGGACCAACCTCATTACCGACCTGGGGACCCGCGACAACGACGACGCCAAGGATTTCGGCCGTATCCTCACCACCCCTCCGCACTATGCCTATGTGAAGATAGCCGAGGGGTGCAACCGCTTCTGCTCCTATTGTGCCATACCGCTCATCACGGGCCGTTTCGTCTCCTATCCCATGGAAGAGCTGCTCGACGAGGTGCGGTCGCTGGTAGCCCGCGGGGTGAAGGAGTTCCAGATTATCGCCCAGGACCTCTCGTCCTACGGTCTTGACCTGTATGGCGAGTTGAAGTTGCCCGAGCTCATCGACCGCATGGCTCAGATACCGGGGGTGAAATGGATACGGCTGCACTATGCCTATCCCTCGCAGTTCCCCTACGACATTCTGCCGGTGATGCGTCGTCACGCCAACGTGTGCAACTACCTCGACATCGCCTTGCAGCACATCAGCGACCACATCTTGAAAGACATGCGCCGCCATGTGACCAAGCAGGAGACCTATGATTTGTTGAAACGCATACGGGCCGAGGTGCCCGGTATCCATATCCGCACCACCCTCATGGTGGGCTATCCCGGCGAGACCGACGAGGATTTCGAGGAGCTGAAACAGTTTGTACGCGATGCCCGCTTCGAGCGCATGGGGGCGTTTGCCTACTCCGAGGAGGAGGGCACCTACGCCGCCAACCATTTCCCCGACTCGGTTCCCGAGGAGGTGAAGCAGGCCCGGCTCGACGAGCTGATGGCTTTGCAGGAGGAGATTGCCCTCGAAAACAACCGCTCGAAGGTGGGGCAGGAGTTCGATGTGATGGTCGACCGTGAAGAGGAGGATTACTATGTGGGTCGTACCGAGTACGACTCGCCCGAGGTCGACCCCGAGGTGCTCATCGCCAAGAGCCGCACGTTGCCCATTGGGGAGTTCTGTCGGGTGAAGATTGTCGAGGCCATGCCCTTTGAACTGATGGCCGAGCCTGTCACGTCGGACCGATAA
- a CDS encoding chorismate-binding protein, with protein sequence MSGASSAISLLRQAFEQSLAARFPAFAFRLPGGHTFYWGACAADRLVTLDADRLPDEGEGFLFAPFDREALPTLFFPVRPVPVEELDPATLKSWVTSVTTAEEVMPLTDTDYPSYERQAQTLVGAMARGELRKAVLSRTVTLPRPAVSDVELFVRLAARYPSAFVSWVHLPGGSRWIGATPETLLDYDGRELSTMALAGTRRAGSPGEWGQKEQDEQQIVADSIVASLAGCGLAPVVGSRFTRQAAQVEHLCTPVSVEGHLDREQLTRVLSALHPTPAVGGYPKEAAKEWIDRVEAHRRRYYGGFLGPIEGEGVRLFVNLRCMEMNKRHVRLYVGGGLTAQSLPASEWSETEAKAQTLLSVLNG encoded by the coding sequence ATGAGTGGCGCATCTTCCGCAATATCGCTTTTGCGGCAAGCCTTCGAGCAGAGTCTTGCCGCCCGTTTTCCCGCCTTTGCCTTTCGTTTGCCGGGCGGGCACACCTTTTATTGGGGCGCTTGTGCGGCCGACAGGCTGGTCACGCTCGACGCCGACCGGCTCCCGGACGAAGGGGAGGGATTCCTCTTTGCCCCGTTTGACCGGGAGGCTCTCCCTACACTCTTTTTCCCGGTAAGGCCTGTGCCGGTCGAAGAGCTCGACCCGGCCACCTTGAAATCCTGGGTCACCTCGGTGACAACGGCCGAGGAGGTCATGCCGTTGACCGATACGGATTACCCGTCGTATGAACGGCAGGCCCAGACGCTGGTGGGGGCGATGGCTCGCGGGGAGTTGAGAAAAGCGGTGCTTTCGCGTACCGTCACACTGCCTCGGCCGGCCGTTTCGGACGTCGAACTCTTCGTGCGGCTGGCTGCCCGGTATCCCTCCGCCTTTGTCAGTTGGGTGCATCTGCCCGGTGGCAGTCGCTGGATAGGAGCCACCCCCGAGACCCTGCTCGACTATGACGGGCGGGAGTTGTCGACTATGGCGTTGGCCGGGACCCGTCGGGCCGGTAGCCCGGGCGAATGGGGGCAGAAGGAGCAGGACGAGCAGCAGATTGTGGCCGACTCGATTGTGGCCTCGCTCGCAGGTTGCGGGCTGGCTCCTGTCGTGGGGAGCCGCTTTACCCGACAGGCCGCTCAGGTGGAGCATCTGTGCACGCCCGTTTCGGTCGAGGGCCATCTCGACCGGGAGCAGTTGACCCGGGTCTTGTCGGCACTGCACCCCACACCGGCGGTCGGGGGGTATCCCAAAGAGGCTGCGAAGGAGTGGATAGACCGTGTGGAGGCACACCGTCGCCGCTACTACGGCGGATTTCTGGGGCCGATAGAAGGGGAAGGGGTGCGTCTGTTTGTCAACTTGCGTTGCATGGAGATGAACAAGAGGCATGTGAGATTGTATGTAGGTGGCGGGCTTACGGCCCAATCGCTGCCTGCCAGTGAATGGAGTGAGACCGAAGCCAAGGCGCAGACCTTGCTCTCGGTCCTTAACGGTTAA
- a CDS encoding competence/damage-inducible protein A — protein sequence MNVEIIVIGDELLIGQVTDTNSGWIARELNHVGWEVTEITTVRDREREITDALDSSFARVDVVLMTGGLGPTKDDITKQTLCRYFGGKLVFDESVYANVEAIFARRHLSMNASTHDQAYVPDVCTVIQNPVGTAPVMWFEREGKVLVSMPGVPSEMKTVMQETVINRLRQHFRDHSAILHRTCLVKDFTESRLSESLTDFEKQLPACIKLAYLPTPGVIRLRLTARGDDEAQLQPLVDGEFAKLKALLGEHLFCDVDATLAGALGRILARRGETLATAESCTGGNIAHEITRVAGSSVYFKGSVVAYSNEVKEHVLHVSSQTLEQCGAVSRETVLQMTAGVQRLLSTHCAIATSGIAGPGGGSAEKPVGTVWIAVRYGERDRAECFHFGGDREQVIARATQSALLMLVQLLTE from the coding sequence ATGAATGTCGAGATTATTGTCATCGGTGACGAATTGCTGATAGGGCAGGTTACCGATACCAACTCGGGGTGGATTGCCCGCGAGTTGAATCATGTGGGGTGGGAGGTCACCGAGATTACCACCGTGAGAGACCGGGAGCGCGAGATTACCGACGCACTCGACAGCTCGTTTGCCCGGGTCGACGTGGTGTTGATGACCGGTGGTCTGGGCCCGACCAAAGACGATATTACCAAGCAGACCCTCTGCCGCTATTTCGGTGGGAAGCTGGTCTTCGACGAGTCGGTGTATGCCAATGTCGAGGCTATTTTTGCCCGTCGCCATTTGTCGATGAATGCGTCGACCCACGACCAGGCCTATGTGCCCGATGTCTGTACCGTCATACAGAACCCCGTGGGCACGGCCCCCGTCATGTGGTTCGAGCGCGAGGGGAAGGTGCTGGTTTCGATGCCGGGAGTCCCCTCCGAGATGAAGACGGTGATGCAGGAGACCGTTATCAATCGGCTGCGCCAACATTTCCGCGACCACTCAGCCATCTTGCACCGCACCTGTCTGGTCAAGGACTTTACCGAGTCGCGCCTCTCCGAGTCGCTGACCGATTTTGAGAAGCAACTGCCCGCCTGCATCAAGTTGGCCTACCTGCCCACGCCGGGTGTCATACGTCTGCGGTTGACGGCACGGGGCGATGACGAAGCACAGTTGCAGCCACTTGTCGATGGTGAGTTTGCCAAGTTGAAGGCGCTGCTGGGCGAACATCTCTTTTGCGATGTCGACGCTACGCTGGCCGGTGCGTTGGGGCGGATTCTGGCCCGTCGGGGCGAGACCCTGGCTACGGCCGAGAGCTGCACGGGTGGAAATATCGCACACGAAATCACTCGGGTGGCTGGCAGTTCGGTCTATTTTAAAGGTAGCGTGGTGGCCTACTCCAACGAGGTGAAGGAGCATGTGCTGCACGTATCGTCCCAGACCCTTGAACAGTGCGGCGCCGTCAGTCGCGAAACGGTGTTGCAGATGACCGCCGGCGTGCAGCGTCTGCTGTCGACCCATTGCGCGATAGCCACTTCGGGCATTGCCGGGCCGGGCGGAGGCAGTGCCGAGAAACCTGTGGGGACGGTGTGGATTGCCGTGCGCTATGGCGAGCGAGACCGGGCCGAGTGCTTCCACTTCGGGGGCGATCGCGAACAGGTCATAGCCCGGGCCACGCAATCGGCTCTGCTCATGCTGGTTCAACTCCTGACCGAGTAG
- the rpmG gene encoding 50S ribosomal protein L33 has product MAKKAKGNRVQVILECTEHKASGMPGTSRYITTKNRKNTTERLELKKYNPILKRVTVHKEIK; this is encoded by the coding sequence ATGGCAAAGAAAGCAAAAGGTAATCGCGTTCAAGTGATCCTCGAATGCACGGAACACAAGGCTAGTGGTATGCCGGGAACATCGCGTTATATTACCACCAAAAACAGAAAAAATACCACAGAGCGTTTGGAGTTGAAAAAATACAACCCCATTCTGAAAAGAGTTACTGTTCACAAAGAAATAAAATAA